From Daucus carota subsp. sativus chromosome 6, DH1 v3.0, whole genome shotgun sequence, the proteins below share one genomic window:
- the LOC108227440 gene encoding probable bifunctional methylthioribulose-1-phosphate dehydratase/enolase-phosphatase E1 1 isoform X2 — translation MAALNGVKTATLTQAYLESNQVKETKNLITELCRQFYTLGWVSGTGGSITIKVHDDCIPKPQQLILMSPSGVQKERMVEEDMYVLSSTGSILFSPLPKPYPHKAPKCSDCAPLFMKAYEMRNAGAVIHSHGMESCIATMINPLAKEFRITHMEMIKGIQGHGYYDELVVPIIENTAQERELTESLAAAIEAYPKSTAVLVRNHGVYIWGDSWISAKTQAECYHYLFEAAIKLHQLGLDCSTPSHGPIQSFKGLSNVNHSVNMSVKAGSAISNNGIEPSHRCIVLDIEGTTTPISFVTDVLFPYARENVGNHLDATYDSAETQDDIKLLRAQVEDDLKQGIVGAVPIPPDGAGKEEVVAALVANVEAMIKADRKITSLKQLQGHIWRTGFHKSEIEGLVYDDVPEALEKWHALGIKRAILWFGRNMSRMICLEGGARKQAWRIIDHYRMMSCWKRPAYLL, via the exons ATGGCGGCCCTGAACGGAGTTAAGACAGCAACATTAACACAAGCGTACTTAGAAAGCAATCAAGTGAAAGAAACAAAGAATCTTATTACAGAGCTGTGCCGTCAGTTCTATACACTAGGATGGGTGTCTGGTACAGGTGGAAGCATCACTATCAAAGTCCACGATGATTGTATTCCCAAGCCCCAACAGCTCATCCTCATGTCCCCTTCTG GTGTGCAGAAGGAGAGAATGGTGGAGGAAGATATGTATGTGTTGTCTTCAACTGGGTCTATCTTGTTTTCGCCTTTACCAAAGCCTTACCCTCATAAAGCTCCTAAATGTTCTGATTGTGCTCCTCTTTTCATGAAG GCATATGAGATGCGTAATGCTGGCGCTGTCATCCATAGTCATGGGATGGAATCTTGTATTGCGACAATGATCAATCCGCTAGCTAAAGAGTTCCGT ATCACCCATATGGAAATGATAAAAGGGATCCAGGGCCATGGCTACTACGATGAGCTCGTGGTTCCCATTATTGAAAACACTGCTCAGGAGCGGGAGCTTACTGAATCTCTTGCTGCTGCG ATTGAAGCTTACCCAAAGTCAACAGCTGTGCTTGTGCGAAACCATGGTGTTTATATATGGGGAGACTCCTGGATTAGTGCAAAAACTCAG GCTGAATGTTACCATTATCTCTTTGAGGCTGCAATCAAACTTCATCAGCTGGGGCTGGATTGTTCTACGCCTAGTCATGGTCCAATTCAAAGTTTTAAAGGGCTATCAAATGTTAACCATAGTGTAAATATGTCTGTAAAGGCTGGAAGCGCAATCTCCAACAATGGGATTGAGCCCTCGCAT CGTTGCATTGTTCTGGACATTGAAGGGACCACTACTCCTATATCGTTCGTTACTGATGTACTCTTTCCATATGCCCGGGAAAATGTGGGGAACCATTTAGATGCAACATATGATAGTGCAGAAACTCAAGACGATATCAAACTGTTACGTGCACAG GTCGAAGATGACCTCAAGCAGGGAATAGTAGGTGCCGTGCCCATTCCACCTGATGGTGCAGGAAAAGAAGAGGTAGTCGCAGCTTTGGTTGCTAATGTGGAAGCAATGATAAAAGCTGACAGGAAAATTACTTCCTTGAAACAATTACAA GGTCATATCTGGAGAACTGGATTTCATAAAAGCGAAATTGAAGGCCTAGTTTATGATGATGTACCTGAGGCTCTTGAGAAGTGGCATGCTCTGGGAATCAAG AGAGCAATACTATGGTTTGGAAGAAACATGTCCAGAATGATATGTTTGGAGGGGGGCGCTAGGAAACAGGCATGGAGAATCATCGATCATTACAGAATGATGAGTTGTTGGAAACGGCCTGCGTATCTACTTTA